One Nicotiana tomentosiformis chromosome 1, ASM39032v3, whole genome shotgun sequence genomic window, tttttttaaataccaTTTTTAAATTTCTTTACCGCTCCTTTACTTTGTTCTGATTGTTCATTTTTCATTTAATTTTTAAACAAGGTTAAGGCAATGCACATGCTGGAGCATTCACTTGTTCCAAACCCAGTGGCGGCGCCCGTTGACGGCGGCGGAAATTCGGTGACCTGCCCGGAGACAGTGATGAAAGGGGTAGTGGGGTGTTTAAAGGACAGAAAAATATCAAAATCAGCAAGCAAAGTATTATTAGCACTTTGTTTGTCGGAGAATAACCGACACGTGGCGGTCGAGGCAGGAGCTGTAGGGGTAGTGGTGGAAGTTTTGTCGGACTTGGAAGTTGCGGCGGCAGAGCGGTCGTTAGCGGCGTTGGAACTGCTGTGTATGGTGGCGGAAGGGGCGGAGGAAGTAAGGACGCACGCGCTGGCGGTACCGATGATGGTGGAAGTTATGGGGAGATTGGAAGGGAGTCGAGGGAAGGAATATGCTATTGGTGTGCTGGCGGTGATATACGGCGGCGCGTGTGACGGTGCGCCGGTGAATGCTCCGCCGGAAGAGGTGGCCCGTGCGGTGATGTTGGCTTTGCAAGGTGATTGTAGTGCTAGAGGGAGGAGAAAAGGGGCTCAGCTTCTAAAAATCCTGCAAAATTATGGACAGCCCGACCCGACCCAGGAAGTGGAGGAAGTGGAGCCCCGACCCGTTTGAAACCTTGTTTGTTTTTAATAAGTAATGCTTAACTAGTGACCTATGCTCCGTGTGAAAATAGCCattttcatttaattttttttcttaataatTTGTTATATATTAGTTTTAGATTTGAATGTAAATACCGTAAAAATTGAAATCTTTACTTCTTAGAAGTGTAATTTCTCGAGTTTTGACCtcgaaatataataagtacaaaTTACCTTGATTTATAACAATATACTACTATGTTATGGAAGTAAAAACCGGTTAAATGGATAATTTTACTCTCACTGTCTCTATTTTCTTGTATCTGTTTAACGATTTCGATATTTTTGACATAAAACATTGACTAGGTGAAAATTCACTAAAGTCTATTCTGAATAATGTACAATAAGTTTTATGCTAATATTTTTAAAGATTGAACTCTTAAATTTAACGTTTTAATATCTGTTTATGGCTCTTTTAATTTTGTCAATTTTaactttctttaaaaaaaattaacttagTAATAATAGGTAGAAAACATAATTGAATAATATCAAGGGAATACGATTCTAAACCTTAAAAATTTCAATTGTACAATCCATGGTTGGATTTTATATACACAATATATTGAAGTAGAAGCGTAGAACCCAACCTGTTATGTTGTTAATCCACGAAAGAATTAAATAAGAGGGTATATCTAGCTTTccatgcaataataatataatatactcctttgaatttatttattttttagtctatgtaaaaaaaaattatatattttttaatttggaaacaatttatatttatttaatgatttatagccacacaaaatatatgtccCTCATTTTACATCACAAATTTAAaagtcttctttattttcttaaactCTTTGTGTCTAGTCAAATAAATTCACAtaaaattaaaacggagggagtatacgAAGTCTTGGATTATTTTCCTTAGTATTAAACTATCACCTGAAACTTACCATAGATTTTGTTGAAAAAAGTGTTGGGTTTTTGGGACAGCTTCACGTGGTGGTGGGGTTGATATAAACTGCATGCAGTACTGTATCGTCTGTAGTTTTATTACACAGAGTTTGCTGAGGCAGAAATGAAGTTAGGTCATCATTCATCGGTACTGAAAAAGGTAGGACATTGCACTATTGCACAGAGAGCGAAAGAGTAGATGTCCCAAAGGATCCGGAATTTAAAGTTTACGATTTTTATAACGATCTTAAGTAAATATAATGGGATTTATAATCaaatatttagtaaatttttaaTACATATATAGGATATATACAAAAGTTACTCTATTCATGAGAACCCACATATAATAGGCCGGATCCGTATATTTTTCGTATACACCGAAATAAATTTACTTTGAAGTCTGGAGTAATCTTAATATTTATGTTACGTGAGGCTCAGCAGTCATCAGAGGGGGAAATATTCTCCACTAACGGGTAATTCGAATTGGATATGAAAATTTCGATTTGAATTTTCGGTTTTCGGATTGAAGAAATGATAATTCAAATAAACTCGGATTGAATCGAACTTTTTAAGTTTAGATTCGGATTAATCGGTTtggatattttgaatttttggttttgAGCTTATAAGTTGAGATGTTTCTTCTCTAACTTCTACGATAATGAACATCCAAATGAAGTATTCATGTTAAATTGACTAAAAAGTTTTTCATTTTCACAACAAGCATCCAGATaaagtattcaagtaatgaaatcatcataaaaaaaatacaacaaaataTTAGTAAGGCCGATAAAAAGTAGCAATAGTAAAATCATGTCCAAAATAGAAAGTATTCTGATAGTAACTTAGTATTAAATATATGAGATTATGTCTAATGGTTAGAATATTGGGCTTGTTACTGTTGGCATATGAATAATGAactaaatataaaatttaaaatttttggatATCCAAAAATCTGAAGTACCAAATCCAATATCaaatccaaaataaaaaaaattaaaattaaaattaaatctGAAATCCAATCCATAATCTgaaaatccaaaccaaaaatccaaacaaTTCGTATTTCGATTTGGATTTCGAGTTTGCCCAAACTATGTCCAACCCTACTAccaatatttctatttttattttcagagcttttctatttttattttcagAGCTTGAAGTCGAGACCTCTAGCTAAGTATAAAGGATCTTTATACATCTTCACAACCCTTAGTGGTAACCAAAATAATTTatcattaaaatttatttttaatttgttatTATCAAAGAGCCAAAAGAGCATCATACCTATATATTTTGCGCTCAAACTAATCTTTGAATTTAGTAGTTATTTTACTCTTTTTTGTTTTCTCGAAATCGTTTTAAAGGAATAATacacttttatttttcttttagcttTTTGATGAGCCCTTCAATATTATTCATAGAGAGCAATTTCTTTTATTTGAGGATAGTATCCAAATCAATTTGCAAACATCTCAATTATTTCAGTAGGTAATATTCATTGTCTCCAGCTAGCACACAAGTCTCattaattatatcattggtatttAAGTCAACTTGCAAACACCTTAATTATCCTTTTAGATTTTTCttttagaaaattaaaaaatcaattaaaaataaataaataagagacTGAAAATGAAAGTCTTTTTCTCAGATCTATTCTTCATCACACTGTTGGAACTCTATTTCACTCGCTGAGTCTTTTTTGCATCTATGGTTGAATGGTTAAAGCGCCCAACTCATAATTGGCGAATTCGTAGGTTCAATTCCTACTGGATGCACGCCAATGGGACCCTCCAATAAGTCTATTGAAATTGGCTCTGTATCAATGGAATCTCATCATCCATACATAACGAATTGATGTGGTATATTCATATCATAATGAACAGTAAGAACTAACATTCTTATTGAGACTTTAACTCATAGGGAAGAAAATCGATTTATAGATGAAATCAAATATGCAATATTTACAAACAAAAGTATTAGGTTATTGGGGAAAAATTAATATACTTCTAATGTCGAATCAGGATCAACTAGGACAGAAATAAAGCACTGGGTCGAACTCTTATTTGGTGTCAAGGTAATAGCTATGAATAGTCATCGACTTCCGGGAAAGAGTAGAAGAATGAGACCTATTATGGGACATACAATGCATTACAGACGTATGATCATTATGCTTCAACCGGGTTATTCTATTCCACCTCTTAGAAAGAAaagaatttaaataaaaatacttAATAGCATGGCGATACATTTATACAAAACTTCTACCCCCGAGCACACACAATGAAATCATAGACAGTCAAGTGAAATCCAATCCACGAAATAATTTGATATATGGACAACATCATTATGGTAAAGGTCGTAATGCCAGAGGAATCATTATCGCAAGGCATAAAGGGGGAGGTCATAAGCGTCTATACCGTAAAATCTATTTTTGACGGAATGAAAAAGACATATATGGTAGAATCGTAACCATAGAATACGACCCTAATCGAAATGCATATATTTTTCTCAAACACTGTGGGGATGGTGAGAAGAGATATATTTTACATCCCATAGGGGCTATAATTTATGATACCATTGTTTATGGTACAAAAGTTCCTATAAAATTAGAAAATACCCTACTTTTGAGTGCGGTTTGAACTATTGATTTACGTAATTGGAAATAACCAATTAGGTTTACGACGAAACCTAGAAATCGATCACTAATCCAATTTGAGTATTTCTGCAGGATAGACCTCAACAGAAAACTGAAGAGTCACGGCAACAAGTAATTGAGTTCAGTAGTTCCTCATATAAAAATATTGACTTTAGAGATATAGTAATATGGAGAAGATAAAATTGTTTCAAGCACCGACAAAACCGAAAAAGCCCCTTCTTTCAAAGAGAGGAGAACGGGTTATTCACATTTCATTTGATGGCCAAAGGCGATTTGAAAGTTAAGTAATGGGAATTCTAAATATTCCTCGAGGGAAAAATAGAGATGTCTCCTACGTTACCCATAATATGTGGAAGTATCGATGTAATTTCATAGAGTCATTCAGTCTGAATGCTACATGAAGAACATAAGCCAGATAACGGAACGGGAAGACCCAGGATGTAGAAGATCATAACATGAGTGATTCGgcagatttatatatatatatatatatataaccaccCATGTGGTACTTCATTCTACGATATATATAAGATCCATCTATATAGATATCATCATCTACATCCAGAAAATCGCATGCTTTGGAAGAAGCTTGTACACTTTGGGAAGAGATTTTGATTGATCAAAAGAAGAATCTACTTCAACCGATATGCCCTTAGGCACGGCCATACATAACATAGAAATCACACTTGAAAAGGGTGGACAATTAGCTAGAGTAGTAGATGAGATAGGAGCAGAGTCGTGAAAAGAGCTAAAAGCATTCTCTACATACGAAAGCACCAGGTACATTTGCTTATGAAAGAAAAGTAGCTTATTATGTAACAGATTTTCAACCTATCTTCGAGAAGTAAAAGCAATTTTCCCTTGCCTTGAGTCAGTTCCAGTCATGAGATgactttttctttacttttttcaTTCATAATATCTCTCTGCTTACTGCTCTCCCTGTGGGTCGAGCTTCCTTTTCAGTCGCCCTCTACAACTAAGCCAGTTGAGCTCTTTCGGCTCTTAGACCAGCTGTGATCTTTTCTCCTGTTGGGTTTCTTACTTAAATATATGCATCCTTAGAGTTAGTCCCTTTTTTTGGAGAAAACTTCCTAGCCGGTAAGCAAGACAAAGCAAGTCAACGTGGAAAAAAGCTCTCGATGGCCATAGACCTGAATGGTTGGAGTGTGCAAGATCACTCTTGAAACTTTCTTCCTTTATATAAGGAACCCTCTTGGTTGGTCGAAGCTAGAAGACGTCTGGACGAACTGCTATTTTGCATAGGAAGAGTAAGATAGGCTAGGTGCTTTTACTCAACTCGTGAAGGTTTATTTCTAGTTAG contains:
- the LOC104098657 gene encoding U-box domain-containing protein 1; this translates as MKTHNPTKLKTSPNHLFSCGFFRRCTQTVLSPTTTAPPTLPISLSDDLPEPTPLPLPPPPASSSESSSSSNTSQSFTQWRFPLHTNYTQERPPREDMQITKVKPPVLCTNLEELFHVAELQLTTCSDLDKVKAMHMLEHSLVPNPVAAPVDGGGNSVTCPETVMKGVVGCLKDRKISKSASKVLLALCLSENNRHVAVEAGAVGVVVEVLSDLEVAAAERSLAALELLCMVAEGAEEVRTHALAVPMMVEVMGRLEGSRGKEYAIGVLAVIYGGACDGAPVNAPPEEVARAVMLALQGDCSARGRRKGAQLLKILQNYGQPDPTQEVEEVEPRPV